The proteins below are encoded in one region of Triticum aestivum cultivar Chinese Spring chromosome 1B, IWGSC CS RefSeq v2.1, whole genome shotgun sequence:
- the LOC123142465 gene encoding probable serine/threonine-protein kinase PBL7 isoform X2 translates to MPLGSLQNHLHDRSPGKALLDWNTRMNIAAGVAKGLEYLHHQGVVYRKPMSSSDILLGDGYHPKLSQYGLAELHQLGAEEIKSFTRSTNIAPEMLATGRVTTKSNVYSFGGVLLELITGRTPFDPAQAAAEDRNLVMWATRVMKDRSQLRWMADPALQDQYPSMGLQEALEVASMCIHQRPAMRSPIGAVVAALSRLAACDDPPPESSHHAAPR, encoded by the exons ATGCCATTGGGTTCTCTCCAAAATCACCTCCATG ATCGGTCTCCGGGCAAAGCACTGCTAGACTGGAACACAAGGATGAACATAGCTGCCGGCGTGGCCAAGGGTTTGGAGTATCTGCACCACCaaggtgtggtgtaccgcaaaccCATGAGCAGCTCGGACATCTTGCTCGGAGATGGCTACCACCCAAAGCTGTCCCAGTATGGACTGGCAGAGCTTCATCAGCTAGGTGCAGAGGAAATCAAGAGCTTCACGCGAAGTACTAATATTGCCCCCGAGATGTTAGCTACCGGGAGGGTGACCACCAAGTCGAACGTGTACAGCTTCGGCGGCGTGCTGCTGGAGTTGATCACGGGACGGACCCCCTTCGACCCCGCCCAGGCCGCCGCCGAGGATCGGAACCTTGTCATGTGG GCGACACGAGTGATGAAGGACAGGAGCCAGCTCCGGTGGATGGCAGACCCGGCGCTGCAGGACCAGTATCCGTCCATGGGTTTGCAGGAGGCACTAGAAGTTGCTTCCATGTGCATCCACCAACGGCCGGCCATGAGATCCCCCATTGGCGCCGTCGTCGCAGCTCTGTCTCGCCTTGCCGCCTGCGATGATCCTCCACCTGAATCATCACACCACGCGGCGCCTCGTTAA
- the LOC123142483 gene encoding histone H3.2 has product MARTKQTARKSTGGKAPRKQLATKAARKSAPATGGVKKPHRFRPGTVALREIRKYQKSTELLIRKLPFQRLVREIAQDFKTDLRFQSSAVSALQEAAEAYLVGLFEDTNLCAIHAKRVTIMPKDIQLARRIRGERA; this is encoded by the coding sequence ATGGCCCGCACCAAGCAGACGGCGAGGAAGTCCACCGGCGGCAAGGCGCCGAGGAAGCAGCTGGCCACCAAGGCCGCCCGCAAGTCCGCCCCGGCCACCGGCGGCGTCAAGAAGCCCCACCGCTTCCGCCCCGGCACCGTCGCGCTCCGCGAGATCCGCAAGTACCAGAAGAGCACCGAGCTGCTCATCCGCAAGCTCCCCTTCCAGCGCCTCGTCCGCGAGATCGCCCAGGACTTCAAGACCGACCTCCGCTTCCAGTCCTCCGCCGTCTCCGCCCTGCAGGAGGCCGCCGAAGCGTACTTGGTGGGGCTCTTCGAGGACACCAACCTCTGCGCCATCCACGCCAAGCGCGTCACcatcatgcccaaggacatccaGCTCGCCCGCCGCATCCGTGGCGAGAGGGCCTAG
- the LOC123142465 gene encoding probable serine/threonine-protein kinase PBL7 isoform X1, translated as MSSTSSASARTAIAGSWFTSTCHWVLSKITSMTDRSPGKALLDWNTRMNIAAGVAKGLEYLHHQGVVYRKPMSSSDILLGDGYHPKLSQYGLAELHQLGAEEIKSFTRSTNIAPEMLATGRVTTKSNVYSFGGVLLELITGRTPFDPAQAAAEDRNLVMWATRVMKDRSQLRWMADPALQDQYPSMGLQEALEVASMCIHQRPAMRSPIGAVVAALSRLAACDDPPPESSHHAAPR; from the exons ATGTCGTCAACCTCGTCGGCTTCTGCACGGACGGCAATCGCGGGATCTTGGTTCACGAGTACATGCCATTGGGTTCTCTCCAAAATCACCTCCATG ACAGATCGGTCTCCGGGCAAAGCACTGCTAGACTGGAACACAAGGATGAACATAGCTGCCGGCGTGGCCAAGGGTTTGGAGTATCTGCACCACCaaggtgtggtgtaccgcaaaccCATGAGCAGCTCGGACATCTTGCTCGGAGATGGCTACCACCCAAAGCTGTCCCAGTATGGACTGGCAGAGCTTCATCAGCTAGGTGCAGAGGAAATCAAGAGCTTCACGCGAAGTACTAATATTGCCCCCGAGATGTTAGCTACCGGGAGGGTGACCACCAAGTCGAACGTGTACAGCTTCGGCGGCGTGCTGCTGGAGTTGATCACGGGACGGACCCCCTTCGACCCCGCCCAGGCCGCCGCCGAGGATCGGAACCTTGTCATGTGG GCGACACGAGTGATGAAGGACAGGAGCCAGCTCCGGTGGATGGCAGACCCGGCGCTGCAGGACCAGTATCCGTCCATGGGTTTGCAGGAGGCACTAGAAGTTGCTTCCATGTGCATCCACCAACGGCCGGCCATGAGATCCCCCATTGGCGCCGTCGTCGCAGCTCTGTCTCGCCTTGCCGCCTGCGATGATCCTCCACCTGAATCATCACACCACGCGGCGCCTCGTTAA